The sequence below is a genomic window from Lolium perenne isolate Kyuss_39 chromosome 7, Kyuss_2.0, whole genome shotgun sequence.
CCTTCGCTCCTAGTTGCAAAGTAAACTCTGGCTTGGTAGTGCACAGAAATTTGCAGACTACTGAAATGAATGCTGCTATATGTGGCAAAACAGGTGTTTTACATGGGAATCGTTGGGTCATTTCCGTTCAACTCTTTCCTGTCTGGTGTCCTGTCATGCATAGGAACTGCAGTGCTCGCCggtaggaatttcttgcctgctcTCAATCCTGGTTACCCTTCCTTGGCTGCATGATATGTaactgtcttttttttttttgcagtttgCCTCCGTATTCAAGTCAACAAGGACAACAAGGAATTCAAGGTAACTCTACTTCCACTGTTATCTCTTCTACCACAGTTTTATTATTTGGATTCTGGCATAACATTGCTATGTCAATACATTATCTGCAGGATCTTGCCCCAGAGAGGGCCTTTGCAGATTTTGTTCTGTGCAATCTAGTGCTCCACTTGGTGATCATGAACTTCCTCGGATAAGTAACTGTTCTACAGCATATCAGGAATTTGTAGCGCCGTAATGTTTGAGACTGTCTTCATGTTAGATATTCATGTGGTATAACACACTGCCTATGTAATCCAGGGCGTCTCAGTGTGCTAAAAGAAATCAGTGGATTTTAGTGTTAACAGTGTAAGACCATGAGAATTTACTTTATTTTGAGGGAGTGAAGACTGGAAAAAAGGTTGCTTCAATATTTTTGGTTGTTGAAGAAAAACTTAAATGTCATGCTTAAAATGCTTTTCTGATGGCTGCAATGAGCTGGATCAACAAATCATGAATTCGGAAACTGGCAAGGCTTTTTTAATTAGCCATTAACATTTGTACGGTGCAGTTGCTCTTCCTCATTTCCCGAAAGGCGAGAGGCAGCCTGTGTTTTGAGGAAGATTGTAACTCTTCAGGCTGATGACAGAAAGTTTCAATCCTGATAGCACTTGGTATACTTTTTATTAATTCGTTGCACTAGTTTTTTTAAAACCATCACCTATAACTATTACTCAAATGATGTAAGTTCTGAGGTTAGAAAACCACGAACAAAACTTACGCACAATGTGCTGCTTGATTAGATCATCTAGCGAAAACAAGCTCAAATTCCTGGGATGAGGACTCGTACCTGCATCTCCCTTATATGTTGCACCAATTTGACAGTCAGTTCCCTCCACTCTATCAACATCGATTTGATCTGCTGATACTTAATCTCCCCACGGGTGTCTTTGTTCCTGCTACTCCAAATAACCCACATCACCCAAATAAAAAATAGTTGCATCTTTCTGGCTCACAATCGTATGATCTAACAAGTTCTTTCTCATCCTCCATTCTGAACCCACCTCTGTATTTGCAACCAGTAGTTGCTCCCCGTTTTCAGGCTTACTTTTTTTTGTGTCTGGAAAGACAATTCCAGACCTACTTGACAAGAAATTTAACACATGCTCCGATTGAGCAGAATaatttcctgaagttcatgattCATATAACAGAACAGTTAGTCTCCACCATCAAATACATATCATCCATCTAACACAATTCAATGGTGTGGGTAGTAGTAAAACACTCAACATTGGAACCACTACAAGTATCAAATATCCAAGATGGCTAAATCTCAACTCGAAGAACCATACAGTTTGTAGAAGAGAAGTACCATCACATCATTGACAGCAAACCAGATGACCTTCTTCCCCTATTTCTAAACTACAAGGTATATGAACACCCCTAATGGAACTGTCAACATTACCACTCCAGAGTCACTTCTACTGCTCGAGGCGCAGCAGTTCAGGAGGCAAGGATGCAGGGTCAAGCTCCCAGCAGTCCCCAGGAGGCAGCGCCGAGTCTAAACCCTTGGAGACCTTCCTCGCCGGTATCTGATGCGAAAGCATCCCAACATCGCCCTTGCGGAGGTACTGAACAGCATGGCTACCGACATCGCGGCGGGTGAAGATGCTTCTGAAACCCTCCACCTTCTCCAGGTAACCATAGCTGACGCCATACAGGTCACTGTACCCGCTGAGGAACACCACGAAATCATACTTGGGCCTACTGGTGTCGGCATCCTCTCCACCGTAGAACGCCCAAACCGACCCCTTCCGGGGGTAAATCCGGTACGCCTCCCTCGCCACCCTCTCGCTGGCGACGAGATGCGAGAAGACGTTCACCGAGTGCACCGTGTCCGCTCGCCCAACCTTGAACTCCCCACAGGGACAGGGCTTCCCCTCCACCGCATCAGGCTGGAGCTCGAGCCACCGTACCTGCGCGCTGAACTGCCTGCCCGGCGACGCTGCCTCCACCAGCACGTAGTGCCGCGGCATGCCGTCGTCGTCCCCGTACAATGCCCACACCTGGCCTCTCTTGAAGCACTTGTCTCCGCGGTCGGCGTCGAAGTTGTAGAAGTCCGAGTCCTCGACGGCCATCTTTCCTCCCGAGTGATCGCTAtgcgggtcctcctcctccttcattTCCAGCTCTTCCAACTCGTTCTCCGAGAACTCACTGGATGAGCTCTGGGGGGCCTTGTGATCTT
It includes:
- the LOC127311611 gene encoding uncharacterized protein, with protein sequence MPGDASSSASMAAEALAQAESELAAGRPRAAQRHARRAFRFDPDSAAASLLVAATSVLLADSDSPRATLLLSDDPSSSPDRDFPAVRRHYKSLCRSLRLDAGASSSPVISAAAEEALRRVDDAYAALKEQSEAPDPPPTFWTACAGCRLLHEFDRQYVGYRLTCPSCRRTFLASEVPPPPPPPPPPKKTKKPEMTLAEMQLQLVKRRKDHKAPQSSSSEFSENELEELEMKEEEDPHSDHSGGKMAVEDSDFYNFDADRGDKCFKRGQVWALYGDDDGMPRHYVLVEAASPGRQFSAQVRWLELQPDAVEGKPCPCGEFKVGRADTVHSVNVFSHLVASERVAREAYRIYPRKGSVWAFYGGEDADTSRPKYDFVVFLSGYSDLYGVSYGYLEKVEGFRSIFTRRDVGSHAVQYLRKGDVGMLSHQIPARKVSKGLDSALPPGDCWELDPASLPPELLRLEQ
- the LOC127311612 gene encoding dolichyl-diphosphooligosaccharide--protein glycosyltransferase subunit DAD1, yielding MPKAAGDAKLLIQSLGKAYAATPTNLKIIDLYVVFAVASALVQVFYMGIVGSFPFNSFLSGVLSCIGTAVLAVCLRIQVNKDNKEFKDLAPERAFADFVLCNLVLHLVIMNFLG